The genomic DNA GGGTAGAGGATGGTAGCATATTCTACTCCTTCCTGGACCTTTGGTGCCTCTGCTAGGGTTGGTCTGTCTGGTTGTTTATGAAAGTTCAGAACCCCATACTCAATAGTGCTCACAGCAGGTACTGTACTGCGCATTGGGCATTGTCTCTGAAACATCACACAGCACAAATTCAATGGATAATTCAATGTAATTCAAAGGATAATGTTCATTTCATGATGTAGAATCAAATGTTGTATTCATACCTGCTGTGAACTGgggctctgtgctggtgtgtcatCTGTAAAAAAAGCTTCAAAGATTAATAATGTTACTCATACTTTATGCATTTCTGGTCTGGTCTGTTTTTTTGTGTCTTCAATTGAAGTCATTTAGACAAGTTAAAATGACAAATAAGCTCAATAATGTTTCCAAAGTTCTAGTTTCCAGAgttgagggtgaggaaggaagCAGCTCATAAGTTCACAGTGAGTGCATTTCATACTTTCCAACGCTTAATATTTCCGCAAACAAAACCTACCAAATTGTTATTTAGGCAGCTTTGGAAGAATCAACAAGGAACCGGATTTCATGGTTATCTTATATATTTAAATTGTATACATTTTATGTCTTTATGTGCATGTCAATCTGGGTTGTACCTGTTTTTCTTGAAGTCCAATAGAACCAGCCCAACATTCCTGacagcacaaacacaggcaTGATCACTAGGATACTGAAGATTAAGATCTTTGTGATAATTTCTGATTGGGTCATTTTCCTGGAATCATCATTACTGACTGGAGTTTCTGCAAAAAATCAATAAACTTTTTATCCTGCATGTCACAGAATTTACAactaaatatacaatatacagtTTAAAATAAATTCCTAAACCTACAGTAATAGAGTGAACAATAGCTGTAGAGTATGCTTTCAGATCATAACTATTGACATAGGGCTTTGTTATATTATATTGAATAAAATGTAGTGTCAATGTGTCTGGTTTTCTGAGAGAATGCTCACCTGCTGTTGTATTAgtatcagaatatacagtcagATTAACTTTGTTGCTCTCAATAAGAACCATTTGTTGATTCTCTACATATAATGCCAGCTGATAAACTCCCATATGTGTTTTGCTGAGATGTGGGAAGTACAGATAAACGTTCGTGGACGATATGTTAATGTAGAACTGTGTACAGTTTGAGGGGCTTTCAGTCCATTTGAAGCCTTCAATCTTTTTGTCATCTCTGCGCA from Brachyhypopomus gauderio isolate BG-103 chromosome 12, BGAUD_0.2, whole genome shotgun sequence includes the following:
- the LOC143528396 gene encoding uncharacterized protein LOC143528396, with the translated sequence MFLHTKKLFLYLFMVHMTLQVESNVSSVNKTVGKDAWINFTFESLNSSKIDYKSLVVRRDDKKIEGFKWTESPSNCTQFYINISSTNVYLYFPHLSKTHMGVYQLALYVENQQMVLIESNKVNLTVYSDTNTTAETPVSNDDSRKMTQSEIITKILIFSILVIMPVFVLSGMLGWFYWTSRKTDDTPAQSPSSQQRQCPMRSTVPAVSTIEYGVLNFHKQPDRPTLAEAPKVQEGVEYATILYPPQRKRT